From the Cyclopterus lumpus isolate fCycLum1 chromosome 25, fCycLum1.pri, whole genome shotgun sequence genome, the window GGCTCTCCACCCGGGGCTCTTCTTGTTGCTGTGGAACctccatgtgttccttcacGGTGGTGAGTTCTCTAATCACTCTAATTCCCCCCATCAATGTACTCTTTTGACATTGATGTGCAGCATTAATGTTAAATATAGTAAATACAATTCTGAGTGACTTTGCTCTTGCAGTCAGGTCTTCGTGTAACGTCAGCTGCTCCACGGACTACAGAGTCTCTCTGaactgctcctgctcctcgcCGACATACTCGGGCCTCCTCAGTGTCACGTGCAGGTAcaatgaatatatgaatatgctTCATCATATGAATATGCTTTATCATGAATATGCTTTATCATATTTATCATATGAATATGCTTTATCATATGTATCATATGAATATGCTTCATCATATGTATCATATGAATATGCTTTATCATATGAATATGCTTCATCATATGTATCATATGAATATGCTTTATCATATTTATCATATGAATATGCTTTATCATATTTATCATATGAATATGCTTTATCATATGTATCATATGAATATGCTTTATCATATTTATCATATGAATATGCTTTATCATATGTATCATATGAATATGCTTTATCATATTTATCATATGAATATGCTTTATCATATGTATCATATGAATATGCTTTATCATATGAATATGCTTCATCATATGTATCATATGAATATGCTTTATCATATTTATCATATGAATATGCTTTATCATATTTATCATATGAATATGCTTTATCATATTTATCATATGAATATGCTTTATCATATGTATCATATGAATATGCTTTATGCTGATGCATTACATGAGCTGGCTTCATAGCCCCGCTAGCTTTTATTCAAATCTTAGCTGTTTATTCTCCCCCTCTGAATTACCGGATTCCCAAAGTTTGGTCAATTTGAatattttgtttgaatattagtaacatttgtattgtttgttgttgttgttgttgttgttgttgttgcattcgTTGCTTCAGAACAGTTGCTCTGGAAACACTGCAGGGTGCTGAATAGATTTAATTGGTGGTCTTTATTATTAACATCCTTCACTGATATGATTTCATAATGTGAATATTATTCcatgttttattatcatttattgtGGAAGGAATAGAACAAATTGATATTAATGCAATAACAATTGACATGCTGCTGAcatgtttattaaaacattaaagtatgccataatggaaaaaaaaaaatacatttgttgggAAACACGCTCATAAAAAGCGTGGCTGGGACGTTTCATGTTCTTCCTATAAAACATGTagacacattaaaaacactggACTTCCATTTGAGACATTCGGGATGTGAAATGGAGCTTTTCATGAAACGGCGTCGCCCCAGGAGACCACAACCTGAGATAACGCCCCAGGAGACCACAACCTGAGATAACGCCCCAGGAGACCACAACCTGAGATAACGCCCCAGGAGACCACAACCTGAGATAACGCCCGTGGTCTCTGTCGTAGCGGTGAAGACCTCGTGGTTACCGGGAGCTGTGAAGTCAAAGCGCCTCAATCCTGGTGCGTGATGTATCCGGAGAAGCTGGATGAAGTCGCATCCATCGGCACGACGTGCAACGCCACGGCCGGCCAGCAGGGCGGCCGAGTGGACGACGCCGCGCCGCCTGATTGGGCGCTGAGTGACGTGGGTGAGTGTGACGGCCCTCTTGTTGAACTCACAGTTTCTGTTTGGGGTTTTGAGTTCATAAACTGAAACATACCAACGCCCAGCCACCTGCGTGACCCTCCAGAGGCTCAGAATAACGTCCAACTGCCACATGTTCACTTTCATAACCTGCCCCCTGGTCCCCTTTTGGGACTTCACTCCACAGTGAAACCGTCGCCTCCTGTCGGGGTTCGCGTGACCAACGCCAACGGATTCTCCAACGTCACGTGGAACCACGGCAACCGAGAAGATTGTCTCCGGTACCGGGTCCGCGTCAGAGACGACCGAGACCTGTCCAAGGTGATATGTGAGCGAAAGGAACCAAGAGGCGCTTGTCTCCGCTCACGACGGCCATCCAAAGGTTTTCTGTTCTTACTTCCTGTCTCGCAGCATCCGCCTCTCTCCCTTTCGGTGACGGAGAAGAACATTCTGTTGGACCACGAGACTCTGAGTCCACGCGTCGGCTACACTGTGGATGTCCAGGCCCAGATGTGTCCCGGGAACCTCTACATCGGCCCGTGGAGCGAGTGGAGCTCCGCCGCACACTGGAGGACGAGAGGAGCGCATGAAGGTAGAAGAGCCTCCGACCTTCTGGCCCCGGAAGCCGTTACATCATCAACGTCGGTCTCGTGCTAGTcacagattgttgttgttgttgacatgcttcaaacaggaagtgtgacgCTTATGTATCAGAACACATTTGATACGTTACGTCTCCTTGACAGGAATACACGGGCTTTGGTGGTACGTCCCCCCGtccctcctccttgtcctcgttctcctgctgctgggttattttaaaaaaacgtgaGTACCGTAAACACTTTTATTCTTCTTCAAGTATGCGAAATGTGACGAGTCCAGTTGGATTTGGGCCTCGAGCGGTCGGCGCTGAGCTGCCAGCAGAACCTTGAGAACGCTTCCAAGTGGTTTTCAACTTAAAGCCTCATTCATATGTCTTCAGTCTGGTGCCTCGATGTTCAGGGATCAGGTCGAGTTTATACagataaatacatgttaaaggT encodes:
- the il21r.1 gene encoding interleukin 21 receptor, tandem duplicate 1 isoform X1, giving the protein MALHPGLFLLLWNLHVFLHGVRSSCNVSCSTDYRVSLNCSCSSPTYSGLLSVTCSGEDLVVTGSCEVKAPQSWCVMYPEKLDEVASIGTTCNATAGQQGGRVDDAAPPDWALSDVVKPSPPVGVRVTNANGFSNVTWNHGNREDCLRYRVRVRDDRDLSKVICERKEPRGACLRSRRPSKGFLFLLPVSQHPPLSLSVTEKNILLDHETLSPRVGYTVDVQAQMCPGNLYIGPWSEWSSAAHWRTRGAHEGIHGLWWYVPPSLLLVLVLLLLGYFKKTWWQQKLQRMFYIPKAEEFFKPLHLSHGCSFKEWGKPVFSEYDYLRISPRAQMMSEEQHAVLQWSNEKQRYGEDSEIKPGGPFLHAPSFFQDGGSSQGTGHSTGHVSIHTVTLSGEEEFEERSLNSLRSFQDGERFGSSEEDHGEQAGSDLEAPRRQSGILPRHVNQMLDDSMENINFEPRGPPNEPERLSLNSNEQSEDCYPRVDLDTIDSGFGECGSPGASDSNAAEHMHSDLFPEHRSLNSNYVKQWMTCQDGFGSSETELQETT